The genomic segment GTTTCTTGCTTTTAAATCAACTGATAAATTTGGAATATTAGGAATAAGTGAGATTGGAGCTTTTTTTAGCAATTTTATTCAATTGATAATTGCAGCTCTTTTGATAGTGAAATCATGGAACATTTTTTGGTATTTCCCTTATATGCTTTTTTTTGGAATTATAACCGCCTTTATAAACGCTACAATTACAAATTATATATTGAGGAGTGTGAAACTTGATAAACTCAAATATTAAAATCATATTAGGTTCGTCTTCTCCTAGAAGACAAGAACTATTAAAACTTATTACAGAAAATTTTTCAGTGAGAAAATCTAATACAAAAGAATCATTTGAATCAAAAGAACCTTCAGAAATAGTTCGAGAAATTTCTCTAAAAAAAGTAAAAGATATCGATATCTATCCTAACGAGCTTCTTATAACAGCCGACACTATTGTTACTTTAAATGGGAAAATATTTGGCAAACCTAAAGATTTTGAAGATGGTTTAAATATGTTAAAAACATTATCAAACAAAACTCATAATGTGTATACCGGAATAACGTTAAGAACAAACGAAAAAATTAAAAATTTTTATGATCTTTCTAAAGTTACTTTCTACCCTTTAGATGATCAAATCATCAAATTCTATTTAGAAAAATATCAACCTTTTGA from the Petrotoga sp. 9PW.55.5.1 genome contains:
- a CDS encoding nucleoside triphosphate pyrophosphatase, translated to MINSNIKIILGSSSPRRQELLKLITENFSVRKSNTKESFESKEPSEIVREISLKKVKDIDIYPNELLITADTIVTLNGKIFGKPKDFEDGLNMLKTLSNKTHNVYTGITLRTNEKIKNFYDLSKVTFYPLDDQIIKFYLEKYQPFDKAGGYAIQDFAAVFVKKIEGDYYNIMGLPVAKLYWELEEMIHNL